In the Drosophila gunungcola strain Sukarami unplaced genomic scaffold, Dgunungcola_SK_2 000001F, whole genome shotgun sequence genome, one interval contains:
- the LOC128262530 gene encoding mitogen-activated protein kinase-binding protein 1 isoform X9 — protein MDAPDVGRIIRAPARRKRNDEQLMDRIKLKKVLGLTVCSNAALDVSPVSGLLAYPAGCTVVLFNAKRQTQAYLVNTSRKAFTSVAFSRCGRYVATGECGINPAIKVWELETPNGSLEHCSGGSVVAEFVDHKYAVTCVAFSPTGKYLVSVGSQHDMIVNVFDWRANLKMASNKISSKVAAVCFAEDGSYFVTVGNRHVKYWYLEGARKYKDPIPLMGRSAILGDLRDNDFCAVACGKGISSESTYAITRQGHLVEFSSRRLLDKWVQCRTTNANCICVNERFILVGCAESIIRIFNAATLEYVTTLPRTHYLGVDVAQGIQINHIMSVPQQAKFPDCIAMVFDEQRSKVSCVYNDHSLYIWDLRDISRVGKSHSFLYHSTCIWGVETVPYNVEREPSQTLPEECFVTCSSDDTIRVWGLDGCTNNDIYRRNIYSKELLKIVYSDEELQFIKDQGSSLFDKAGNSSYDGRNGVRCIKISPELQHLASGDRCGNIRVYSLVNLRLLTTIEAHESEVLCLEYSNEKIERKLLASASRDRLIHVFDVAQNYLLLQTLDDHSSSITSIKFVGAGLNFQMISCGADKSIMFRSFQGNIFMRGTNTSGKTTLYDMEVDSNSKHILTACQDRNVRVYGTQNAKQTKTFKGSHSDEGSLIKLSLDPSGIYVATSCTDKTLAVYDYYSSECMARMYGHSELVTGLKFTNDCRHLISASGDGCIFIWQVPHDMIVTMQARMSQQRLRSGHAPLPRPLAPISPPDGIVLESPTSEIEQPQMQPKFGVAERFSDVGQLPQWAMRKAAGDSDSGALSIPTPSGGGSTQVPAMHAASSMGNLSSSPSQQMSGLAPRPRGRWAQRSTQLETADDLRSNSESPLGTVSSVGGHSGVNVQTSDYNSASSKDITYNQTYLSEDSSIDSGMETRRGELKFIGSSNNGTVVTVSSVSSMAVSASNGAMSTGSAAAQQQRLQLPDKRLKPGLRFDTHTHDHDGDVEDISDGERTSSDHGMFYNNLAPSTPTDFKVTAMNEDELRKSVRRQKFEKSGLQLTPSALSGNGSSHTASTGTGTGTSDTEDEGSTPSAENAERSLASTLGGSSENLPQSSSNSFLHAALPEGPGLTTPMERGGSSRRSISAKHNTENGKSVAAPPTITKSYTSTKKEELLQVINKVKQQLENVGHRPLRGSHSISDLSLAANLDGSRNAGGGPGRYTKPGNPKTLNPMPIEESSIRRACSLSDLHMGNFGKPGKSNGTPQKPQAQHRNGNVSRSASKRNSLQGKTGLGASSNSMNVLNQGSDSEPEDSNRLRSASNGQGRSNGPIAANRQYSNKINNVNNNRRKTPNFSSATPMQDDSSSEETPNSTVNNKPIVPPRPRNLAFDHKSKLMINNIGSPGGNASKQRSGVTSTEDYEGTDPEAQVHNVINKLYTTTQAAMQLHANLKNSLLLKELENALIMSRNMLSSIPNRQAEKTNNGASGMGGGMGVGVGGGGGLNHDQLSADNGDYLMMVNNCADLLSNLRTKHKPDDCENNS, from the exons aTAAAACTCAAAAAGGTTTTGGGCCTGACTGTGTGCAGCAATGCGGCTTTGGATGTGTCCCCAGTCAGCGGCCTGCTGGCTTATCCAGCTGG CTGCACCGTGGTGCTGTTCAATGCAAAACGCCAGACACAGGCCTATTTGGTCAACACCTCCCGCAAAGCATTCACCTCCGTGGCATTTTCGAGATGTGGTCGCTATGTGGCCACCGGCGAATGTGGCATCAATCCGGCGATCAAAGTCTGGGAGCTGGAAACGCCCAACGGAAGTCTAGAGCACTGCAGCGGCGGCAGTGTTGTGGCAGAGTTTGTGGACCACAAATATGCCGTCACCTGTGTG GCCTTTTCGCCCACTGGAAAGTACCTGGTTTCGGTGGGCTCCCAGCACGATATGATTGTCAATGTGTTCGACTGGCGGGCCAACCTCAAGATGGCCTCGAATAAAATCAGCTCCAAGGTGGCTGCCGTGTGTTTTGCCGAGGATGGCAGCTATTTCGTCACCGTGGGCAATCGCCATGTCAAATACTGGTATCTGGAGGGGGCAAGGAAG TACAAGGACCCGATTCCCCTGATGGGCCGCAGTGCCATTTTGGGCGATTTGCGGGACAACGACTTCTGTGCGGTGGCATGCGGCAAGGGCATCTCTTCGGAGAGCACGTACGCCATCACGCGGCAGGGGCATTTGGTGGAGTTCAGCTCCCGCCGACTGCTGGACAAGTGGGTGCAGTGCCGCACCACCAACGCCAACTGTATCTGCGTCAATGAGAGATTCATTCTTGTGGGCTGCGCCGAGTCCATCATCCGCATCTTTAACGCAGCCACGCTGGAGTATGTGACCACGCTGCCCAGGACTCACTACTTGGGCGTGGATGTAGCCCAGGGCATCCAGATCAACCACATCATGTCGGTGCCGCAGCAGGCCAAGTTTCCCGACTGCATTGCCATGGTTTTCGATGAGCAGCGAAGCAAG gtGAGCTGCGTTTACAACGATCACTCCTTGTACATCTGGGATCTGCGCGACATCTCACGCGTGGGCAAGTCGCACTCGTTCCTGTACCATTCCACGTGCATCTGGGGCGTGGAAACAGTGCCATATAATGTGGAGCGGGAGCCATCGCAAACGTTGCCGGAGGAATGTTTCGTCACCTGCTCCTCGGACGACACGATTCGCGTTTGGGGACTGGATGGCTGCACCAACAACGATATCTATCGAAGGAACATTTACTCCAAGGAGCTGCTGAAAATAGTCTACAGCGATGAGGAGCTGCAGTTCATCAAAGATCAGGGTTCATCGCTGTTCGATAAAGCCGGAAATTCCTCTTATGATGGTAGGAATGGTGTGCGTTGCATCAAAATCAGTCCGGAACTGCAGCACTTGGCCAGTGGAGATCGGTGCGGCAATATACGTGTCTATAGCCTTGTCAATCTGCGCCTGCTCACCACCATCGAAGCCCATGAGTCGGAGGTGCTGTGTCTGGAGTATTCGAATGAGAAAATTGAGCGAAAGTTGCTGGCCAGTGCCAGTAGGGATCGTCTGATCCATGTCTTTGATGTGGCCCAGAATTACTTGTTGCTGCAAACCCTAGACGATCACAGCTCTTCGATTACCTCGATTAAGTTTGTGGGTGCCGGACTCAATTTCCAGATGATCAGCTGTGGTGCCGACAAGTCCATAATGTTTAGGAGTTTTCAG GGCAACATCTTTATGAGGGGTACCAATACCTCTGGTAAGACAACTCTTTACGACATGGAGGTGGACTCGAATTCCAAGCATATCCTAACTGCCTGCCAAGATCGCAATGTGCGTGTTTATGGTACGCAGAATgccaagcaaacaaaaaccttCAAGGGTTCGCATTCAGACGAGGGAAGTCTTATCAAACTGAGCCTTGATCCCAGTGGCATCTATGTGGCCACTTCGTGCACGGACAAGACCTTGGCTGTGTATGATTACTATTCCAGTGAGTGCATGGCCAGGATGTATGGACACAGTGAATTGGTCACCGGCTTAAAATTCACCAACGATTGTAGACATTTGATCTCGGCCAGTGGTGATGGTTGCATTTTCATATGGCAAGTGCCGCACGATATGATTGTTACGATGCAGGCCAGGATGTCACAACAGCGTTTGAGATCGGGACATGCTCcgttgccacgccccctggcGCCCATTTCACCACCGGATGGCATAGTATTGGAATCGCCGACCAGTGAAATAGAGCAGCCGCAAATGCAGCCCAAATTTGGAGTGGCCGAGAGGTTCTCCGATGTGGGACAACTGCCGCAGTGGGCGATGCGTAAAGCAGCCGGGGATTCGGATAGTGGAGCCTTGTCCATACCCACGCccagtggtggtggatccacACAAGTACCTGCCATGCATGCCGCTTCATCGATGGGCAATCTAAGCTCATCGCCGAGTCAACAAATGTCTGGATTGGCACCCCGACCCAGGGGAAGATGGGCCCAGCGAAGCACTCAATTGGAGACGGCCGACGATCTGCGCTCCAACTCGGAAAGTCCACTGGGCACAGTGTCTTCTGTGGGTGGTCACAGCGGTGTAAATGTCCAGACCTCTGATTACAACAGTGCCTCTTCCAAGGACATTACCTACAATCAAACCTATTTGAGCGAGGACTCCTCAATTGACTCGGGAATGGAGACGCGAAGGGGCGAACTCAAGTTTatcggcagcagcaacaatggaACGGTGGTCACTGTCTCATCCGTTTCATCGATGGCTGTCTCTGCCTCCAATGGTGCCATGTCAACGGGTTCTGCGGCTGCTCAGCAGCAGCGTCTCCAGCTGCCGGATAAGCGTCTCAAGCCGGGTCTGCGATTCGATACCCACACCCATGATCATGATGGCGATGTGGAGGATATCTCCGATGGGGAAAGAACTAGCTCCGATCATGGCATGTTCTACAACAATTTGGCGCCCAGCACACCAAC agaTTTCAAGGTAACGGCCATGAACGAGGATGAGCTGCGCAAGTCGGTGCGACGTCAGAAGTTCGAGAAATCCGGCCTTCAACTCACACCTTCGGCGCTCAGCGGAAATGGAAGTTCGCATACGGCGAGCACCGGGACCGGAACTGGGACCTCTGACACCGAGGATGAGGGCTCCACGCCCAGTGCCGAAAATGCGGAGCGTTCACTGGCCTCCACGCTGGGCGGTAGCTCGGAAAATCTTCcccagagcagcagcaacagctttTTGCATGCCGCTTTGCCCGAGGGACCGGGATTAACAACGCCCATGGAAAGGGGTGGCAGCA GTCGCCGCAGCATCAGCGCCAAGCACAATacggaaaatgggaaaagcgTGGCTGCCCCGCCCACCATCACCAAGTCGTATACGAGCACCAAAAaggaggagctgctgcaggtCATCAACAAGGTCAAGCAGCAACTGGAGAAT GTAGGCCATAGACCCCTTCGGGGAAGCCATAGCATATCGGACCTGAGTCTGGCTGCCAATTTGGATGGCTCGAGAAACGCGGGCGGTGGACCAGGACGTTACACAAAGCCAG GCAATCCCAAAACTCTGAATCCCATGCCCATCGAGGAGTCCTCCATACGCCGCGCCTGTTCGCTGAGCGACCTGCACATGGGCAACTTTGGCAAGC CTGGAAAATCGAATGGCACACCTCAAAAACCACAAGCTCAGCAccgaaatggaaatgtttcGCGATCAGCAAGCAAAAGGAACAGTCTGCAGGGCAAGACTGGCTTAGGTGCCTCCAGCAACTCAATGAACGTCCTCAATCAGGGT agcgACTCGGAACCCGAGGATAGCAATCGATTGCGTAGTGCCAGCAACGGACAGGGACGCAGTAATGGACCCATTG CTGCCAATCGGCAATACAGCAACAAGATCAACAATGTCAACAACAATCGTCGAAAGACACCAAACTTTAGCAGTG CCACACCCATGCAGGACGACTCCAGTTCCGAGGAGACGCCCAATAGCACTGTGAACAACAAGCCAATTGTGCCACCGAGGCCAAGAAATTTGGCCTTCGATCACAAGAGCAAGCTGATGATCAACAATATTGGCAGCCCCGGCGGAAATGCCAGCAAACAGAGGAGTGGAGTGACCTCCACCGAGGATTACGAGGGCACAGATC CCGAAGCCCAAGTACACAATGTGATCAATAAACTTTATACAACAACCCAGGCAGCCATGCAGCTACATGCGAATCTAAAGAATTCGCTGCTGCTTAAGGAACTGGAGAACGCCCTGATCATGTCCAGGAACATGCTCAGCAGTATACCGAATAG acAAGCGGAGAAGACAAACAATGGAGCCAGCGGAATGGGCGGTGGaatgggagtgggagtgggcgGTGGTGGGGGATTGAACCACGATCAGCTGAGCGCTGACAACGGAGACTATCTGATGATGGTCAACAACTGTGCCGATCTTTTGAGCAATTTACGCACGAAGCACAAACCCGATGACTGTGAGAATAACTCCTAG